In one Sphingobium sp. MI1205 genomic region, the following are encoded:
- a CDS encoding TonB-dependent receptor: MARNLIAKAGVFFLSSACLPVFTSTAHAQDAAEEENVRSGGFDIIVTAQKREEALQDVPITIQAFTAETMQASGVSEVIDLPALVPALTIGRSAGGTVPFIRGVGSTDTAAGQESPVSTYIDGVYVMSMWANNAALKNVERVEVLKGPQGTLFGRNATGGLIHIITRDPEFDTSGSLSLSAGAYETYEVNGYFTTGLTETIAADFAGYVRRQEDGYGTNLVTGNDTNFNNEITARSKIQYQGERTKFTLAGDYTDIEDARGLNRTILPGTISTGGGTYSGDFYDVTHNVDFKRTTESGGVSLQIDHEFGSVDLTSISAYRVDDSNFYFDNDIGATPAAVADIYYKNKTISQELRLASANASGNSWITGLYYFHADSDIDLSVLAGPALTPVANIVSNVETNSYSLFGEYRIGIGNNGRLTLGARYTIDERTTVGTVGAIVFPGQKETWKQPSWRVVYDHHITDDAMVYASYNRGFKSGNFNIIPANQPSYDPEIVDAYEIGTKISSATARFNLAAFYYDYRDLQVRIIQNVSTMTLNAASANIWGIEGDFAIELLSGFTVSGGAAYVHSEYSDFDNAPNLVPATPGVYCPGVTTGPLPSGGNCVVAVDASGNQLIRSPKFTGNIGVDYRIPVGEGSFSLNARLSYRGGFPWEVSGRIREDDSLLLNASLFWNAPGNTWRLGFRGRNILADKYQIYGGSVEAGDYLSAGEPSTYAIVAEFNF; the protein is encoded by the coding sequence ATGGCTCGCAACTTGATTGCGAAGGCGGGGGTGTTTTTCCTATCTTCTGCGTGCCTTCCGGTTTTTACGTCAACTGCACATGCGCAGGACGCGGCGGAAGAAGAGAACGTGCGGAGCGGGGGGTTCGACATTATCGTCACCGCCCAAAAGCGCGAGGAAGCACTGCAGGACGTGCCCATAACGATCCAGGCTTTTACCGCTGAAACCATGCAGGCCAGTGGTGTCTCGGAGGTAATTGACCTGCCCGCATTGGTGCCGGCGCTGACCATCGGCCGCTCGGCCGGCGGCACTGTTCCCTTCATCCGCGGAGTGGGCTCGACCGACACGGCTGCCGGGCAGGAATCGCCCGTCTCGACCTATATCGACGGCGTCTACGTGATGAGCATGTGGGCGAACAATGCCGCGCTCAAGAACGTCGAACGCGTCGAGGTGCTCAAGGGGCCGCAGGGCACATTGTTCGGACGCAACGCCACGGGCGGCCTGATCCACATCATTACGCGCGATCCTGAATTCGACACGTCGGGCTCGCTCTCCCTGAGTGCCGGAGCCTACGAGACCTACGAGGTAAACGGCTATTTCACGACCGGGCTCACCGAAACGATCGCGGCAGATTTCGCCGGCTATGTTCGGCGCCAGGAAGATGGGTATGGCACCAATCTGGTGACCGGCAACGACACCAATTTCAACAATGAGATCACGGCCCGTTCGAAGATCCAGTATCAAGGCGAGCGGACGAAATTCACCCTGGCGGGGGACTACACCGATATCGAGGACGCGCGTGGCCTGAACCGGACCATCCTGCCCGGCACCATCAGCACGGGCGGAGGAACCTATTCCGGCGACTTCTATGATGTGACGCACAATGTCGATTTCAAGCGCACGACTGAATCCGGTGGCGTGTCGCTACAGATCGATCACGAATTCGGATCGGTCGACCTGACCTCGATCTCCGCCTATCGCGTCGATGACAGCAATTTCTACTTCGACAACGATATCGGTGCGACGCCTGCGGCGGTCGCCGACATCTATTACAAGAACAAAACCATTTCTCAGGAACTGCGGCTGGCGTCGGCCAACGCGTCGGGGAACAGCTGGATCACGGGGCTCTATTACTTCCATGCGGATTCCGACATCGACCTGTCGGTCTTGGCGGGGCCGGCGCTGACGCCAGTCGCCAACATCGTTTCCAATGTCGAGACCAATTCCTATTCGCTGTTTGGCGAATACCGGATCGGGATCGGCAACAATGGTCGCCTGACACTAGGCGCGCGCTACACGATCGACGAGCGCACCACGGTCGGAACGGTCGGAGCGATCGTCTTTCCGGGCCAGAAAGAAACCTGGAAGCAACCGTCCTGGCGCGTCGTTTACGACCATCACATCACCGACGATGCCATGGTCTACGCCAGTTACAATCGCGGGTTCAAAAGCGGCAACTTCAACATCATTCCTGCCAACCAGCCGTCCTATGACCCCGAGATCGTGGATGCTTACGAGATCGGAACCAAAATCAGTTCGGCCACGGCACGCTTCAATCTGGCTGCGTTCTACTATGATTATCGCGATCTTCAGGTCCGCATAATCCAGAACGTTTCGACGATGACGCTCAACGCGGCATCGGCGAATATCTGGGGCATCGAAGGCGATTTCGCGATCGAGCTGTTATCCGGTTTCACCGTCTCGGGCGGGGCGGCCTATGTCCATTCCGAATATTCCGATTTCGACAATGCGCCAAATCTGGTTCCGGCGACGCCGGGTGTCTACTGTCCTGGCGTTACAACCGGCCCGCTGCCATCGGGTGGCAATTGTGTGGTCGCCGTCGATGCATCAGGCAACCAGCTTATTCGTTCGCCGAAGTTTACCGGCAATATCGGGGTTGATTACAGGATCCCGGTCGGCGAGGGTTCGTTCTCGCTGAACGCCAGATTGTCCTATCGCGGTGGATTTCCGTGGGAGGTTTCTGGCCGGATCCGCGAAGACGACAGCCTGCTGCTTAATGCGTCGTTGTTCTGGAACGCACCCGGAAATACCTGGCGTCTCGGTTTCAGGGGCCGAAACATTCTGGCCGACAAATACCAGATCTACGGGGGATCGGTTGAGGCGGGCGATTATCTGTCCGCTGGGGAGCCTTCGACCTATGCCATTGTGGCCGAGTTCAATTTTTAG
- a CDS encoding PepSY-associated TM helix domain-containing protein: MKTLDLLHRWIGGLIGLVLAVLGFSGALLVHKDAWVILPHASDAQVQETAVIAATVERIMADPATRPEMITFAGQNFGLNRLRFADGSGAYIDQSGDLVTRWSSQWERPELWLFDLHHHLFAGDTGETVIGTAAIAGLFFVISGVILWTRTRKTFEFRILPKRLSRPAILRHHRDLGVVAAPLLMLALLTGSILVFRPMAALILGPAAPAQIDASLKPPSHPHLPLAARHDWRALIVEARTQFPDAEIRSLSLPRQGSGLITLRMKRPDEWLPNGRTTLWFAADDGRLVKARDASHLPQTVKIYNMLYPLHAAKVGGLSYRLVMTFAGLALGLLGTLSVWSFWFARKRASGRVPQLAKVQ, encoded by the coding sequence TTGAAGACGCTTGACCTCCTGCACCGTTGGATTGGCGGACTGATCGGCCTCGTTCTGGCGGTGCTGGGGTTTTCGGGCGCCTTGCTGGTGCACAAGGACGCGTGGGTCATTCTGCCGCATGCGTCCGACGCGCAAGTGCAGGAAACAGCCGTCATCGCTGCCACGGTCGAAAGGATCATGGCCGATCCTGCCACCCGGCCGGAGATGATCACCTTCGCAGGGCAGAATTTCGGCCTCAACCGGCTGCGCTTCGCGGACGGGTCTGGCGCCTATATCGATCAGTCGGGCGATCTGGTCACGCGCTGGAGCAGCCAGTGGGAACGACCGGAGCTCTGGCTGTTCGATTTGCATCATCATCTGTTTGCTGGCGACACAGGCGAAACCGTGATCGGCACCGCCGCGATCGCCGGGCTGTTCTTCGTCATCTCAGGCGTCATCCTGTGGACCCGCACGCGCAAGACGTTCGAGTTCCGCATTCTGCCCAAGCGTTTGAGCCGACCGGCGATCCTGCGCCATCATCGTGACCTGGGCGTGGTCGCGGCGCCGCTGCTGATGCTGGCGCTGCTGACAGGGTCCATTCTGGTCTTTCGTCCGATGGCGGCCCTGATCCTGGGACCCGCCGCACCCGCGCAGATCGACGCCAGCCTCAAGCCGCCTTCCCATCCGCACCTTCCGCTGGCGGCAAGGCATGACTGGCGTGCTCTTATCGTGGAGGCGAGGACGCAATTTCCTGACGCCGAAATACGCAGCCTGTCGCTGCCCCGGCAAGGCAGCGGCCTCATCACCCTGCGGATGAAGAGGCCGGACGAATGGCTGCCAAACGGGCGCACAACCTTGTGGTTCGCGGCGGATGATGGTCGCCTGGTAAAGGCCCGGGATGCTTCGCATCTGCCCCAAACCGTGAAGATCTACAACATGCTCTACCCGCTCCACGCCGCCAAGGTGGGAGGCTTGAGCTATCGGCTGGTGATGACCTTCGCTGGATTGGCATTGGGCCTGCTGGGAACTTTATCCGTCTGGTCCTTCTGGTTCGCGAGGAAACGCGCTAGCGGGCGGGTGCCTCAATTGGCCAAGGTGCAATAG
- a CDS encoding nuclear transport factor 2 family protein — MTVDVAANLAIEHEIRTVLFRYCRSMDRIDAELGYSVWHDDGTADYGALFKGTGRGFVDWVCEFHRGLDATSHQLSNILVNPVSADEAYSETYVTVALLGATDNENTLTTGRGRYLDRWTRRDGRLALAHRDYIHDFAITQKIDEPMMGWGTRSTADPSYSLLGAIGAV, encoded by the coding sequence ATGACCGTTGATGTCGCGGCCAATCTCGCGATCGAACATGAAATCCGCACCGTTCTGTTCCGCTATTGCCGGTCGATGGACCGGATCGACGCGGAACTGGGTTACTCGGTATGGCATGACGATGGCACCGCCGATTATGGCGCGCTTTTCAAGGGTACGGGGCGCGGATTCGTCGACTGGGTATGCGAGTTTCATCGTGGCCTCGACGCCACCTCGCACCAGCTTTCCAACATCCTGGTCAATCCGGTCAGTGCCGATGAGGCGTATTCGGAAACCTATGTCACCGTCGCTTTGCTTGGTGCGACAGATAACGAGAACACCCTCACCACGGGGCGCGGTCGTTATCTCGACCGCTGGACGCGGAGAGACGGCCGCCTGGCGCTCGCCCACCGGGATTATATTCACGATTTCGCGATCACACAGAAGATCGACGAACCGATGATGGGCTGGGGCACGCGATCGACCGCCGACCCCTCCTACTCACTGCTCGGCGCGATCGGCGCTGTCTAA
- a CDS encoding NADH:flavin oxidoreductase has translation MMTNTSLYAALFTPFSSPNLELSNRIVMAPMTRTFSPGGVPGENVADYYRRRAEGGVGLIITEGTWIPHHSASNEEAAPRFYGEDALSGWREVVAAVHAAGAKIMPQLWHTGLTRCPQAEHIYDDIVEDLTVKSSPSGYVAPGEKVGEGIDEAEIEAIIAAYAQGAATAKALGFDGVELHGAHGYMIDQFFWHETNKRDDGWGGNLAARARFGAEIVRACREAVGTDFCIVLRFSQWKLADYDACLAQTPEELSRFLEPLVDAGVDIFHASERRFWKPVFEGSDLNLAAWTKKLTGKPVITVGSVGLDKEMRDSMAPTDTGVANIEQAAEMVARGEVDLVAVGRALLSDPEWANKVREGSIDAIVPFNPAVLADLT, from the coding sequence ATGATGACTAACACGTCGCTTTACGCAGCGCTATTTACGCCATTCTCCAGCCCCAATCTCGAGCTTTCCAACCGCATCGTGATGGCGCCTATGACGCGGACCTTCTCACCAGGAGGGGTGCCCGGAGAGAATGTCGCCGACTATTACCGCCGCCGCGCCGAAGGCGGAGTCGGTCTGATCATTACAGAGGGAACCTGGATCCCGCACCATTCCGCCTCGAACGAAGAGGCAGCGCCGCGCTTCTATGGCGAGGATGCGCTTTCTGGCTGGCGCGAGGTCGTAGCAGCGGTCCATGCGGCTGGCGCAAAGATAATGCCGCAGCTCTGGCACACCGGCCTCACGCGCTGTCCTCAGGCCGAGCATATCTATGACGATATTGTGGAGGACCTGACGGTCAAGTCCAGCCCATCTGGCTATGTCGCCCCCGGCGAGAAGGTCGGGGAGGGCATCGACGAGGCCGAGATCGAGGCGATCATCGCCGCCTATGCGCAAGGGGCTGCGACTGCCAAGGCCTTGGGATTTGACGGCGTCGAATTGCATGGCGCGCATGGTTACATGATCGACCAGTTCTTCTGGCATGAAACCAACAAGCGCGATGACGGCTGGGGGGGGAATCTCGCCGCGCGCGCACGATTTGGTGCCGAGATAGTGCGTGCCTGCCGCGAAGCGGTAGGCACGGATTTCTGCATCGTCCTGCGCTTCTCACAATGGAAGCTGGCCGATTACGACGCCTGTCTGGCCCAGACGCCGGAGGAGCTATCCCGCTTCCTCGAACCGCTGGTCGATGCGGGCGTCGATATCTTCCATGCTTCGGAGCGCCGGTTCTGGAAGCCGGTATTCGAAGGCAGCGATCTCAATCTTGCTGCGTGGACGAAGAAGCTCACTGGCAAGCCGGTGATCACCGTGGGATCGGTCGGGCTTGACAAGGAGATGCGCGACTCGATGGCCCCAACGGATACAGGCGTAGCGAATATCGAACAGGCCGCCGAAATGGTGGCGCGAGGCGAGGTCGACCTCGTTGCGGTTGGGCGGGCGCTGCTTTCCGACCCGGAATGGGCGAACAAGGTCCGCGAGGGTTCAATCGACGCGATCGTTCCGTTCAACCCGGCGGTCCTGGCTGACCTGACCTGA
- a CDS encoding SDR family NAD(P)-dependent oxidoreductase, with amino-acid sequence MDVKKYGPWAVVAGGSDGIGAAFVRELAKHGINVMPIARNRNTLDALRDDVAEAYPDVEIVPLVADLADMGAVDQIAEATGDREVGMLIYNVGSEPNYGDFLDHDRDFVTGRMNRNFTVKALITHHFATLMRARGSGGVILMGSMSGYFGNPGFSLYSASKAFTRYLSEGLWGEFREYGIDLLCPVVGPASTPTMLNAYGELDNASDPADIARQALEQIGNGPVWVEPAIEEQIGAMDRMAPAERVQLSAKWAREFVTEGTKPSL; translated from the coding sequence ATGGACGTTAAGAAGTACGGGCCGTGGGCCGTTGTGGCGGGTGGATCGGACGGGATCGGGGCGGCGTTCGTGCGGGAATTGGCCAAGCATGGCATCAACGTCATGCCAATCGCGCGTAACCGGAATACGCTGGACGCGCTGCGCGACGATGTTGCCGAAGCTTATCCGGATGTTGAGATCGTTCCCCTGGTCGCCGACCTGGCCGACATGGGAGCGGTGGATCAAATCGCTGAGGCGACCGGCGACCGCGAGGTGGGCATGCTGATCTACAATGTCGGCTCGGAGCCCAATTATGGCGATTTCCTGGATCACGACCGTGATTTCGTGACGGGCAGGATGAACCGAAACTTCACTGTCAAGGCGCTCATCACCCATCACTTTGCCACCCTTATGCGCGCTCGCGGCAGCGGCGGGGTGATCCTGATGGGATCGATGTCGGGCTATTTCGGCAATCCCGGCTTTTCGCTCTATTCGGCAAGCAAAGCCTTCACCCGCTATCTGTCGGAGGGGTTGTGGGGTGAATTTCGGGAGTATGGGATCGATCTGCTGTGCCCGGTCGTGGGGCCGGCATCCACGCCGACCATGCTGAATGCCTATGGTGAGCTGGACAATGCGAGCGATCCCGCCGACATCGCGCGTCAGGCGCTCGAACAGATCGGCAATGGGCCTGTCTGGGTGGAGCCCGCCATTGAAGAGCAGATCGGCGCCATGGACCGCATGGCTCCAGCCGAACGGGTTCAGCTGTCCGCGAAGTGGGCCCGCGAGTTCGTGACCGAGGGGACCAAGCCGTCGCTCTGA
- a CDS encoding TetR/AcrR family transcriptional regulator yields MSENLAHEAHQEGELVFVPEQPFLPDERVQLGNGRFAVQMRKRAEILAMTRMICSESGLAGVHMRELARRTGVTPPTIYNNIGRREDVLHKAILESLEGKISLAEKFCEEAKLPFPIAYARLTWATLEEDRGYYRAVVLAAMGGEADIPIARDCINRMTTSHLGSLEQLSARGQLRTSKLSMHRAAHMMALHNSSTINDWAQGNLDSESFRSELLYGAALPLLALAAKDFLPKVEALVEELDG; encoded by the coding sequence ATGAGCGAAAACCTAGCTCATGAGGCGCATCAGGAAGGCGAACTCGTTTTCGTTCCGGAACAGCCTTTCCTGCCTGACGAGCGAGTCCAGTTGGGTAATGGTCGCTTCGCGGTCCAGATGCGCAAGCGCGCGGAAATTCTCGCAATGACCCGTATGATCTGCAGCGAGAGCGGACTTGCCGGCGTGCACATGCGCGAACTTGCGCGGCGCACGGGTGTGACGCCGCCCACCATCTACAACAACATCGGGCGCCGCGAAGATGTCCTGCACAAAGCCATATTGGAATCGCTCGAGGGAAAGATCAGTCTCGCGGAAAAGTTCTGCGAAGAGGCGAAACTACCTTTTCCCATTGCCTATGCGCGACTTACCTGGGCGACGCTGGAGGAAGACCGGGGATATTACCGGGCAGTCGTCCTTGCGGCGATGGGCGGAGAAGCAGACATCCCCATCGCGCGAGACTGCATCAACCGAATGACGACATCACATCTCGGCAGTCTCGAGCAGCTGTCTGCCAGAGGTCAATTGCGGACCAGCAAATTGTCGATGCATCGCGCCGCCCACATGATGGCGCTCCATAATTCAAGCACCATCAATGATTGGGCGCAGGGCAACCTCGACAGCGAGAGCTTTCGCAGCGAACTTTTGTACGGTGCCGCACTGCCCCTTCTCGCCCTGGCCGCGAAGGATTTCCTGCCGAAAGTCGAGGCTCTCGTGGAAGAACTGGACGGCTAA
- a CDS encoding glutathione S-transferase family protein, with translation MCEELELPYELVFKRGDIMGSMATIREVYPDMPMAPVVSIDGTFMVESGAILEVLTARYGNGALVPPVNSIDFLYHAQWMHFAEGTAMARLGMDFFTAMNKGVAVDELPVGYRSGDDIAAFAMVGSVGVFDFADRYLEDHAFFGGAEFTTADIMMQWFVPLARLMVAIDVDSYSHIRRWRKVVESRPAFKRATQACTPSGVNEFGMPADQPLIVQPLPDERLRKSRSS, from the coding sequence TTGTGCGAAGAACTGGAACTGCCCTACGAACTTGTCTTCAAGCGCGGCGACATCATGGGTTCGATGGCGACGATCCGGGAAGTCTATCCCGACATGCCCATGGCTCCCGTCGTGAGCATCGACGGAACCTTCATGGTCGAATCAGGCGCCATTCTTGAAGTACTCACCGCCCGATACGGCAACGGCGCACTGGTGCCGCCAGTCAACTCCATCGACTTTCTCTACCATGCCCAATGGATGCACTTCGCCGAAGGAACGGCAATGGCGCGCTTGGGAATGGATTTCTTCACCGCGATGAACAAGGGAGTCGCCGTCGACGAACTTCCAGTCGGATATCGCTCCGGAGACGACATTGCCGCGTTCGCGATGGTCGGTTCAGTGGGAGTGTTCGACTTTGCGGATCGGTACTTGGAAGATCACGCCTTCTTTGGAGGCGCCGAATTCACGACGGCCGATATCATGATGCAATGGTTCGTCCCGCTGGCGAGGTTGATGGTAGCGATCGACGTGGACAGCTACTCCCACATTCGGCGCTGGCGCAAGGTGGTCGAGAGCCGACCGGCATTCAAGCGCGCGACGCAGGCTTGCACACCGTCGGGTGTCAATGAATTCGGAATGCCGGCCGATCAGCCATTGATCGTGCAACCGCTTCCCGATGAGCGGCTGAGAAAATCGCGTTCAAGCTAG
- a CDS encoding TetR/AcrR family transcriptional regulator — protein MNRVKPVARKRDSAATKAAILRAARVRFANFSYEQVRLKDIAADAKCDVALIGRYFTSKENLYTLVLWELLDPDNLIAGDRATFGARIARSILSESPANIDLSPTLVVVHGATSGTTQPLLQKMMQERFLGPIADWLGGKDRLVKAQLVAILCGGAVIHQKAVPQFAQTSKLKKAYERALADALQACVGPSEDTGHG, from the coding sequence ATGAATCGAGTAAAGCCGGTTGCGCGCAAGCGCGACTCCGCGGCCACAAAAGCGGCGATATTGCGGGCGGCGCGGGTTCGTTTCGCCAACTTCAGCTATGAGCAGGTGCGGCTGAAGGATATCGCGGCCGATGCCAAATGCGACGTCGCGCTGATCGGACGATATTTCACGTCCAAGGAAAATCTCTATACTCTCGTACTTTGGGAATTGCTGGATCCCGACAATCTCATAGCAGGTGATCGTGCTACGTTCGGCGCCCGGATTGCCCGCTCCATTTTGTCCGAATCTCCGGCGAACATTGATCTCAGCCCGACGCTCGTGGTCGTTCACGGCGCGACGTCCGGCACGACGCAGCCGTTGCTGCAAAAGATGATGCAGGAACGATTCCTCGGCCCGATCGCAGACTGGCTTGGCGGCAAGGATCGTCTGGTCAAGGCGCAACTGGTGGCAATCCTGTGTGGCGGCGCGGTGATCCATCAAAAGGCCGTCCCGCAATTTGCCCAGACGAGCAAACTGAAGAAGGCCTATGAGAGGGCGCTCGCGGACGCGCTTCAGGCTTGTGTCGGCCCGAGCGAGGATACTGGGCACGGGTAA
- a CDS encoding amidohydrolase family protein, producing the protein MPVIDVDAHFHEPFDWMDKHFPKLAAKLPGFDMSARIGDLIAGEFIAQIPKDARPDPADVMPEVFKQFLDQLPQGPVSGTVLERCIEDMSEEAGGPFRKCVREPGSVDSDDRIAVMDDQGIDVQFINPSFGLIPADRALNELGSKTLQMECIAAYNSWTSDVVHQHRDRLLPVTYVVLDDVDWALAEMKRARALGSRAFHVPAQPVGGRSLAHPDFEPVWALAEDLGMALIFHVAFSGQTTLADGWGNAGPNLLASMMTYRSQHFQVPTAALTALIFGGVFERYPRLVAMSQELDTDWLPYWLKTIDSICEKNVFSRTSPYTLPLKPSEYVQRNIFVSGLPTPLMQLQPAFDSVPTGILTFATDYPHLEGGPISNARQFYEEELANYSDHVKAEFFGNAVQRAMAL; encoded by the coding sequence ATGCCGGTTATCGACGTTGACGCGCATTTTCACGAGCCATTCGACTGGATGGACAAGCATTTTCCCAAGTTGGCAGCAAAGCTGCCCGGCTTCGACATGTCGGCACGAATCGGCGATCTGATCGCTGGCGAGTTCATCGCCCAGATACCCAAGGATGCCCGTCCCGATCCGGCTGACGTGATGCCCGAAGTGTTCAAGCAGTTTCTCGACCAGCTCCCCCAAGGCCCGGTCAGCGGCACAGTGCTCGAACGATGCATTGAGGATATGAGCGAGGAGGCCGGGGGACCATTTCGGAAATGCGTACGCGAACCGGGTTCAGTGGATTCGGACGATCGCATCGCGGTCATGGACGACCAGGGGATTGACGTTCAGTTCATCAACCCTTCCTTCGGGCTTATCCCAGCAGATCGGGCGCTGAACGAATTGGGCAGCAAGACGCTCCAGATGGAATGCATCGCTGCTTACAACAGCTGGACATCCGACGTGGTCCACCAGCACCGCGATCGTTTGCTGCCGGTCACCTATGTCGTGCTGGACGACGTTGACTGGGCGCTTGCGGAAATGAAGCGTGCCCGTGCGCTCGGCAGCAGGGCGTTCCACGTCCCTGCGCAGCCAGTTGGCGGTCGGTCCCTCGCGCATCCGGACTTCGAGCCAGTTTGGGCGCTGGCCGAGGATCTTGGAATGGCGCTCATTTTCCATGTCGCCTTCAGCGGCCAGACTACATTGGCCGATGGCTGGGGCAACGCAGGTCCCAATCTGCTGGCGAGCATGATGACCTATCGGTCCCAGCACTTTCAGGTTCCGACCGCCGCTCTCACCGCGTTGATTTTCGGCGGCGTTTTCGAACGGTATCCTCGCCTCGTGGCGATGTCGCAGGAACTGGATACCGATTGGCTTCCCTATTGGCTGAAGACGATCGACAGCATCTGCGAGAAGAATGTCTTCTCGCGGACGAGTCCTTACACCCTGCCCCTCAAGCCATCGGAGTATGTCCAGCGCAACATTTTCGTATCCGGTCTGCCGACGCCGCTGATGCAGCTCCAGCCCGCATTCGATAGCGTTCCAACTGGCATCCTGACCTTCGCCACGGACTATCCGCATCTGGAGGGTGGCCCTATCAGCAATGCGCGTCAGTTCTATGAGGAAGAACTGGCCAACTACAGCGATCACGTCAAAGCCGAATTTTTCGGCAATGCCGTTCAGCGTGCGATGGCGCTGTAG
- a CDS encoding glutathione S-transferase N-terminal domain-containing protein, whose translation MYDLYFHKSPNTYKPTILLEELGVDYKTHLVHVGKGQQFSPEFVAISPNSKVPVLIDNEPEGGGESIVLFESGAILLYLSEKHGRFRGESVSDRAQVLKWLFWHCASQSPMNGQCAHFNLFRPENTYAKERYQREVHRLAGVLDRRLGEQPYVAGADYSIADMACYPWFDRALVATGLGPLSQYANIAKWFDELSRRPALQAAFDRFERETIEQTDLKEFAKNMFGHDAEAARLSEANARKNFVRMGMKLNDDGDK comes from the coding sequence GTGTACGACCTATATTTTCACAAGTCCCCGAACACCTACAAGCCGACGATCCTGCTTGAGGAGCTTGGCGTGGACTACAAAACGCACCTCGTCCATGTCGGGAAGGGACAGCAATTCTCGCCGGAATTCGTGGCGATCTCGCCCAACAGCAAGGTGCCGGTACTGATCGACAATGAGCCTGAGGGAGGCGGGGAATCGATCGTGCTGTTCGAATCCGGCGCGATCCTGTTGTACCTATCCGAAAAGCACGGGCGCTTTCGCGGCGAAAGCGTGTCGGATCGCGCGCAGGTATTGAAATGGCTGTTCTGGCACTGCGCTTCGCAAAGCCCGATGAATGGGCAATGCGCGCACTTCAATCTGTTCCGGCCGGAAAACACCTATGCCAAGGAACGCTATCAGCGTGAGGTCCACAGGCTGGCCGGGGTGCTTGACCGGAGGCTTGGCGAGCAGCCTTATGTCGCGGGAGCAGATTATTCGATAGCCGACATGGCGTGCTATCCTTGGTTCGACCGCGCGCTGGTCGCGACTGGCCTAGGACCGCTGTCGCAATATGCCAATATCGCGAAATGGTTCGACGAATTGTCCAGGCGTCCCGCCTTGCAGGCGGCATTTGACCGTTTCGAGCGCGAGACGATAGAGCAGACCGACCTGAAGGAATTTGCCAAGAACATGTTTGGCCATGATGCCGAGGCAGCCCGCTTGTCCGAAGCCAATGCGCGCAAGAATTTCGTACGCATGGGCATGAAACTTAACGATGATGGTGACAAATGA